AAGACTTTGTCCTTTGTCGGGGGCTGAACTTCCCATTTAAAAAATCAAGTAAATTTTCTGTCTAAGCAGCCTTCTTTAGTCCCTCCCTTATAACATAGTCACGATCTTCTTTCAACATTTTAAAAACAACTTTTATCAACTGCCGGGCCAAACACCGTAACGCATGATTATGTTTTTTACCTTCAGCTCGTTTCTTACCATAATAGGCATTTGATTCAGGAATATATCTTATTGTGCAGCCAGCAATTTCTATCATTGTTGCCTTACATATTCTGTTTGCCTTGTACACAACTCTTGTCTTCTTGCTTTTCCCTGAATCATCATCTACACAGGCCACTCCACAGTAAACCGCCAGTTGCTCTTCTCTTTCAAATCTGTTGATGTCGCCTATTTCACCAACCAG
This sequence is a window from Nitrospirota bacterium. Protein-coding genes within it:
- a CDS encoding transposase; amino-acid sequence: MRLLIKYPDFSKYKKLTMEALLKIKMIGKKYASLMLDGLRNIQCFEEMAETYKTIISSSAKRVLELKEEIAMLDGKLEELGEKSAEVKRLTSMSGIGTKLSSRLVGEIGDINRFEREEQLAVYCGVACVDDDSGKSKKTRVVYKANRICKATMIEIAGCTIRYIPESNAYYGKKRAEGKKHNHALRCLARQLIKVVFKMLKEDRDYVIREGLKKAA